ATCTGTCTCCGGTACAAGTTACGGGGACCACCGAAATATCCGATCTATCCGGACTGCGGTCTTTTACCGGCGCCCAACCTCCCGCCGGAAAGTTAACGGTAACCGTTGGCCAGTTAAAACCCGATTCCCAGGTATTGATTCATACGGGGAATCTACCGCTGGTTGTCAAGCGGCAAATCGGAGCCGGCTCTGTCCTGTATGCTGCCTACGATTTAAGTGAGGAACCGCTCGCTTCCTGGCAGGGAAACAAGGACCTATGGGGAAAAGCGTTCGCCGCCATAAACCTGAATGCACAGGGCGGCTCAATCCAGGGCAAAGGTCTCATACGACCGCCCGGATTCGAGGATAAAAGCAGGCTGGTTTTTGCATCTACGTTATTTAACGCACTGACTCCTTCCATGACTATGAACATTGTATTGTTCGGCAGTTACGTATTGATTGTGGGACCTTTGATGTTTTTTGTGCTGCGGCGCGTAAAGAAACGTGAATGGGGCTGGTTCCTGATCCCCGGAACCGCCGCCGTGTTTGCTCTGGGCATCTATCTGATCAATACCGACCAACGCTCAGGCGGAGCGGTCGGACAATTTGTTTCGATGATCGATTTGAAAACGGAACGAACGGCAAAACTCGAAGGTGCCGGTTCTTTTGTTGTCACCCGCGGCGGCGATTATACGGTTCAATTGGCACAGAGAGTGCAAGCGACGGTTGTCCGGCCAATGGGATCGATGCGCACCGTCGACGGCCGTGTGCTGCTGAACGGGGATAAAACGAAGATTGTCTATGACAACGTAGAGTATTGGTCGACCAGAAGCACTTACGTCGACGGCACTTTGCAGGACAAAGGCGCCGTAAAAAGCGATTTGCACGTTGACAAGGCCGGAAAATTGGTCGGAACGCTCGCCAACAATACGAAATTTGACCTGGAAAATGTATTTCTGCTTGTTGGGAAAACACCGATTCAACTGAATGACATCAAGCAAGGCGAAACGGTGAAGATTGACGAACAGCTGCCAACCGGCCCGAGCACCGGCGTTCCCTTTCCTCAAAATCTGATTGAAAAATTGTTTCCGTGGAAACCTACACCGTTTGGACCTGATAAACACCAACAATACAGAGATTTGCTGGAGTATGCCACTTTTAACTGGAAATTGGGACAGTCACCCGTGCAGTTGTTTGCGTTCACCCGCACCCCGCTCGATCTGTACTCGATCGAAAACGTCAGGATCAAGGAAAATCATTACCTGAGCCTTGTCAGGCAGGATCTGTCCCTGAACTACGATCAGGGGAAGGCCGTCCCGGGGTTGATCCGGCCAAAAGCGATTGATACGGAAGGCCAGGTTCTGCAACAGCCAGATGGGTTCGTTCTTGAAAACAGCGGCTCGATCACGTTCCAGTATGATGTGAAGCTTGCGCCCAATTTTTCCGTAGAGAAAGTGACGACCGATTTTGACCAAACGATTTTCGATTCCTACGAGAAGCAACTTTTCAACTGGCAAACCAACCAGTGGGAGGTCGTGAAGAAAGAAGACGCTGTCTCGATAACCGGTGACAATCTGAAAAAATACGTATCGCCCAATGGCACTTTGTGGATCAAGCTGAAGAGCGGTTCGTCCAGTCACAAACTGGTACCGCAGCCGGGAGTGGGTGTGGAAGGGAAGGTGTCCCCATGATTCGAACGGTCAATCTCAGCAAACGGTTTGGCAAATTCACGGCGGTCGACGAGCTGAACCTGCACATCCCGGCCGGTTCGATTTTCGGCTTTGTGGGCCCAAACGGGGCCGGCAAATCGACGACGATGGCGATCCTGGCCACTTTGCTCCAGCCGACTTCCGGCCACGCGTATGTCGGTGGATTCGATGTCGTCGAACACCCGGCAAAAGTGCGGGAGCTGATCGGCTACATGCCCGATTTTTTCGGCGTCTACGACAATCTGACGGTGACCGAGTATCTTGATTTCTACGCGGGAGCGTACAACATTCCGTTTGAAAAACGGCCCGCGCTGATTGCCGATTTGCTGGAACTGGTCAATCTGACGCAGAAAGCGGACTCGTATGTCGATTCGCTGTCGCGCGGAATGAAACAGCGGCTTGGGTTGGCCCGCTGTCTGGTGCACGACCCACAGGTGCTGATTCTCGATGAACCGGCGTCCGGGCTGGATCCGCGGGCGCGGATCGAGATGAAAGAGATCCTCAAGGAATTGCGGACGATGGGCAAGACGATTCTCATTTCGTCGCATATTTTGCCGGAACTGGCGGAAATGTGCGATACGATTGGGATTATAGAGCACGGACGGCTGCTCGCCGTGGCGCCTGTTAATCAAATTGCGGCACAGGTGGCCGGCCACCGGATTTTGCGCATCCGCCTGCTGGATCGGCTGGAGGCTGCAAAAGCGATCCTTGAACGGTCGCAAGACGTTGCGCAGGTGGAGACGGACGGAAACTCTCTGCTTGTCACGTTTACGGGAGATGATGAGGGACAGGTGGAACTGCTGGCCCAGCTTGTCGCAAACGGATTGCCGGTGCTTGGTTTCACGCAGGAAGCGGGGAACCTGGAAGAAGTGTTCCTGACTGTGACGAAAGGGGTGGGTTCCTGATGCGAAGGATGTCGTTGCGACTGATGAACCCGATTTTGGTGAAAGAATTCCGGTCCAGGATGCGCACGTTGAAAACGCCGATCCTGCTGGTGCTGTATCTGCTGGCGATCGGGGCGGTCACATTCGGTTTTATCTACATCCGGTTCGCACGGATCAGCTATTTTAATCCGGGGCAGAGCAAAGAGCTGTTTGTGATGCTGTCGGTGTTTCAATTGATCCTGATCAGCTTTGTTGTGCCCGGCCTGACGGGCGGCGCGATCGCGGGAGAGCGGGAACGGCAGACCTTGAATATTCTGCTGACCACCCATCTGTCGCCGTTCAGGATCGTTTTGTCAAAATTGGTGTCCTCCACCTCCTTCGTCTCGCTGCTGGTGTTTTCCACTCTGCCGCTGTATGCGGTGGTCTATCTGTACGGAGGCATCTCGCCGCAGCAACTGCTCGGCGTGTTCGGGTTCTATCTGATGGTGATCCTGCTGTTCGGATCGATCGGGCTGTTCTGTTCCTGCTGGTTTAAACGGACAGGCGTAAGTACGGTGGTGGCGTATGGGTTGACATTTTTTGTGCTGGGAGCGACTGTGTTGATCGCCATCTTTACGCTGCAGTATCTGCAAATGCAGAATCTGACGGGGATGCAGTGGAACCTCCACCCGGAGATTTTTTACGTTTCTGCGCTCAACCCGGTGCTCAATTTGGTCTCCATGGTTGAGCCGGAAGTCGTGATGATGGGACAAGGGAGAGGCCCGAACGGGATCCTCAACCCCCTTCCGATGCAACCGTGGCTGTATTTTTTGCTGGTGTACATGCCGCTTTCCGCGCTGCTGCTGTTCTTTAGCGTGCGGCTGGTGTCGCCTGTGAAACGGCCGATTTTACCGTTTGGCAAACGAAAAGAGGCGGCAAAATGATCCTGCAGGAGCTGTTGACCGGTCTTTTGCCTGTGAGAAGGCGGTTATGGGCAAAGCGAACGCTGCACACCGGTGGCATTGGCATCCTGGCAGGTGCGGGTGCGGCCTGCCTGCTGCTGCTTGCCGCACGGTTCGTCCTAATTCTCTACAGTTTCCGCATCGCCCTCGGGTTGCTGGCACTGGGATGTGTTTGCGGCTTGGCGTGGGGACTGGTCACCCCGCCGACTTACAAGCAAGCGGCGGCGGCGGTCGATCGCTACGGCCTGGCGGAGAGGGTGCAGACCGCGCTGCATTTTGCTTCCGAGCAGTCGATGATCGCCAAATTGCAGCGGCAGGAAGCGATCGAAATGCTGCTGAAACACCGGGATGATGCGGCAAAGATCGTACCGATCCGTGTTTCCCGAAAGTCGGCAGGGATCATTGCAGCTTCTCTGCTGGCGGTCGCGGTGCTCGTTTATCTTCCGAATCCGCTTGACCAAGTGGCGGTTGAGCGGCACCAAGTCAAGAAAGAAGCGGAGAAGATCGCCGCCGAGGCAAAAAAGTTGGTCGAACAAGCGAAACAGCAGGCGGCGCTGAATCAGCCGAATCAGGCGAAGCTCGATGAGGTGATCGAAAAGTTGCAGCAGGAACTGAAAGAAGCAAAACAGCGTGAGGATCTGCAACGGGCGCTGGCAAAAGCACAAAACAAAAT
This genomic window from Effusibacillus pohliae DSM 22757 contains:
- a CDS encoding ABC transporter ATP-binding protein, which codes for MIRTVNLSKRFGKFTAVDELNLHIPAGSIFGFVGPNGAGKSTTMAILATLLQPTSGHAYVGGFDVVEHPAKVRELIGYMPDFFGVYDNLTVTEYLDFYAGAYNIPFEKRPALIADLLELVNLTQKADSYVDSLSRGMKQRLGLARCLVHDPQVLILDEPASGLDPRARIEMKEILKELRTMGKTILISSHILPELAEMCDTIGIIEHGRLLAVAPVNQIAAQVAGHRILRIRLLDRLEAAKAILERSQDVAQVETDGNSLLVTFTGDDEGQVELLAQLVANGLPVLGFTQEAGNLEEVFLTVTKGVGS
- a CDS encoding DUF7408 domain-containing protein — protein: MKIRKRNFRRFAGALLTVSLLAGAPGEVWAEQAVHMQVQVGWDGTYKPDAWTSVQVTIDNSGKDFSGRVIVKPKYDGGNLIAGQFEKEVVVPQGSSKKFRLDVPGALIASQMEVRLLDVAGKEVESTSSVPTAAVQQGALIGGITANKDDLAFFSLLTAPSVGGKVTIQQLNPEELPDRSELLNGLDLLVVNHAPKEKLTNEQIQAIAKWVEKGGCLLVSGGPNYTGGGSLFGDLSPVQVTGTTEISDLSGLRSFTGAQPPAGKLTVTVGQLKPDSQVLIHTGNLPLVVKRQIGAGSVLYAAYDLSEEPLASWQGNKDLWGKAFAAINLNAQGGSIQGKGLIRPPGFEDKSRLVFASTLFNALTPSMTMNIVLFGSYVLIVGPLMFFVLRRVKKREWGWFLIPGTAAVFALGIYLINTDQRSGGAVGQFVSMIDLKTERTAKLEGAGSFVVTRGGDYTVQLAQRVQATVVRPMGSMRTVDGRVLLNGDKTKIVYDNVEYWSTRSTYVDGTLQDKGAVKSDLHVDKAGKLVGTLANNTKFDLENVFLLVGKTPIQLNDIKQGETVKIDEQLPTGPSTGVPFPQNLIEKLFPWKPTPFGPDKHQQYRDLLEYATFNWKLGQSPVQLFAFTRTPLDLYSIENVRIKENHYLSLVRQDLSLNYDQGKAVPGLIRPKAIDTEGQVLQQPDGFVLENSGSITFQYDVKLAPNFSVEKVTTDFDQTIFDSYEKQLFNWQTNQWEVVKKEDAVSITGDNLKKYVSPNGTLWIKLKSGSSSHKLVPQPGVGVEGKVSP
- a CDS encoding ABC transporter permease translates to MRRMSLRLMNPILVKEFRSRMRTLKTPILLVLYLLAIGAVTFGFIYIRFARISYFNPGQSKELFVMLSVFQLILISFVVPGLTGGAIAGERERQTLNILLTTHLSPFRIVLSKLVSSTSFVSLLVFSTLPLYAVVYLYGGISPQQLLGVFGFYLMVILLFGSIGLFCSCWFKRTGVSTVVAYGLTFFVLGATVLIAIFTLQYLQMQNLTGMQWNLHPEIFYVSALNPVLNLVSMVEPEVVMMGQGRGPNGILNPLPMQPWLYFLLVYMPLSALLLFFSVRLVSPVKRPILPFGKRKEAAK